The following coding sequences lie in one Jonesia denitrificans DSM 20603 genomic window:
- the mgtE gene encoding magnesium transporter has translation MRKSLENSIIDAVLAEDLPNAAHQLTQSSPLDVVSIMGRVGAHHAAVIFRLLAKDRAAEVFELLEPGIQGDIVRTLGGEDVVMLFAQLAPDDKAALLDELPAAVAKRLLESLPFSDQRVTNVILGYPTRSVGRWANPRVVALRPHLPVDEALQLVRQQASWAETIYTIAVVSDSRQLVGVVGLRDLLCAQDSRLVEDVMSPAQFAHVTERAEDVARRVVAQDWLALPVVDREERLVGIFTVDDAGQVLTEEEDEDSARAGASEPLPRPYLATSVVNIVRSRVVWLMVLAASALFTVHVLEMFETTLEQKVVLAAFIPLIIGTGGNTGTQAATTVTRALALGEVRPTDVLTVMFREVRVGFLLGAILGAAALLLATLAYDVSTGVVIGSTLMAICMLAATVGSAMPMIARTLRVDPAVFSTPFITTFCDATGLLLYFVIARAVFGL, from the coding sequence CAAATCACTAGAAAATTCCATCATTGATGCGGTTCTGGCGGAAGATCTCCCCAATGCAGCCCACCAACTCACACAAAGTTCGCCGTTGGATGTTGTATCCATCATGGGGCGAGTAGGTGCGCATCACGCGGCAGTGATTTTTCGCCTACTGGCGAAAGATCGAGCAGCTGAAGTTTTTGAACTCCTCGAACCAGGAATTCAAGGAGATATCGTTCGCACTCTTGGGGGCGAGGACGTGGTGATGTTGTTTGCACAACTGGCACCAGATGATAAAGCTGCACTTCTTGATGAGCTGCCTGCTGCGGTGGCGAAGCGACTTTTAGAATCGCTACCTTTTTCTGACCAACGAGTAACTAATGTCATTCTTGGGTATCCCACGCGTTCAGTGGGGAGATGGGCTAATCCGCGAGTTGTTGCCCTTCGACCGCATCTTCCTGTAGACGAAGCTCTTCAGCTAGTTCGACAGCAGGCTAGTTGGGCGGAAACTATCTATACAATCGCGGTGGTGTCTGATAGCCGCCAACTTGTTGGTGTGGTGGGCCTACGTGATTTACTGTGCGCGCAGGATAGTCGATTAGTGGAAGACGTCATGTCTCCTGCGCAATTTGCTCACGTCACAGAGCGTGCCGAGGACGTTGCCCGCAGAGTGGTGGCTCAGGACTGGCTTGCGTTACCTGTCGTCGACCGCGAAGAAAGGCTCGTCGGGATCTTTACTGTCGATGATGCAGGTCAGGTACTCACAGAGGAGGAGGATGAAGATTCTGCCCGTGCCGGCGCATCGGAGCCGCTTCCACGCCCCTATCTCGCCACATCGGTTGTCAACATCGTTCGTTCTCGGGTTGTGTGGCTCATGGTGCTCGCTGCGTCAGCGTTGTTTACCGTGCACGTCCTGGAAATGTTTGAAACAACACTCGAGCAAAAAGTCGTGTTGGCAGCATTCATTCCGCTCATTATCGGTACTGGAGGTAACACAGGAACTCAAGCGGCAACAACGGTGACACGTGCGCTAGCTCTTGGTGAGGTGAGACCAACAGATGTGCTGACAGTGATGTTCCGGGAAGTGCGGGTCGGGTTTCTTCTCGGAGCGATTCTTGGGGCAGCGGCTTTACTTCTGGCCACCTTGGCGTATGACGTTTCAACAGGCGTAGTTATCGGTTCGACGTTGATGGCAATTTGTATGTTGGCGGCGACAGTTGGGTCTGCGATGCCAATGATTGCTCGCACCCTTCGAGTGGATCCTGCTGTCTTTTCTACGCCGTTTATTACAACATTCTGTGATGCCACCGGGCTCCTGCTGTATTTTGTCATTGCGCGCGCAGTGTTCGGTCTGTAG